The Terriglobales bacterium nucleotide sequence ACGGTGCCCACCGGCACTTTCAGCACGATGTCCACGCCTTCGCGCCCGGTCTTGTTCGAGCCCTCGCCGTGCCGACCGCGCTCCGCCTTGTACTCCGGATTGAAGCGGAAGTGCACCAGGGTGTTGTGGCGCTCGGACGATTCCAGGTACACGTCGCCGCCCTTGCCGCCATCGCCGCCCGAAGGCCCGCCGCGGGGCACGAACTTCTCCCGCCGGAAGGCCACGCAGCCGTTACCGCCGTCTCCCGCTTTCACCCGGATTTTGGCTTCGTCAATGAACATCAGGGGTCAGTGGCTCGTGGTCAGTAGCCAGAAAAGCAAAAGGCACAGAGCTTTCTCTGTGCCTCCGTGTCTCTGTGGTGAAGTCCTACGCCTTGGCCGGCTCATCCACCGGGACCACCATGACGTAGCGGCCCATCGAGCCCTTGTCCTGGAACTTGATGACGCCGGTGATCTTGGCGAACAGGGTGTCGTCCTTGCCGCGGCCCACGTTCAGCCCCGGCTTGATGCGCGTGCCCCGCTGCCGCACGATGATGGTGCCGCCGTGCACCAGCTGCCCGCCGAACGCCTTCACACCCAGCCGCTGCGAGTTGGAATCGCGGCCGTTCCGTGAACTTCCCAGTCCCTTTTTGTGTGCCATAAAGAATCCTTCGCTTCGCTCAGGATGACGCCGGCGGGCTCAGACGCCCCGGCGTCACTTCC carries:
- the rpmA gene encoding 50S ribosomal protein L27: MAHKKGLGSSRNGRDSNSQRLGVKAFGGQLVHGGTIIVRQRGTRIKPGLNVGRGKDDTLFAKITGVIKFQDKGSMGRYVMVVPVDEPAKA